The following are from one region of the Entelurus aequoreus isolate RoL-2023_Sb linkage group LG17, RoL_Eaeq_v1.1, whole genome shotgun sequence genome:
- the LOC133632835 gene encoding ATP synthase subunit alpha, mitochondrial-like — translation MLSVRVASALVRTLPRRAGLVSKTLPAVCIGVNHLHTHRPWLQKIGTAEVSSILEEKIMGADTSADLEETGRVLSIGDGIARVYGLRNVQAEEMVEFSSGLKGMSLNLEPDNVGVVVFGNDKLIKEGDIVKRTGAIVDVPVGEELLGRVVDALGNAIDGKGPLGSKIRRRVGLKAPGIIPRISVREPMQTGIKAVDSLVPIGRGQRELIIGDRQTGKTAIAIDTIINQKRFNEGTDEKKKLYCIYVAIGQKRSTVAQLVKRLTDADAMKYTIVVSATASDAAPLQYLAPYSGCSMGEYFRDNGKHGLIIYDDLSKQAVAYRQMSLLLRRPPGREAYPGDVFYLHSRLLERAAKMNDNFGGGSLTALPVIETQAGDVSAYIPTNVISITDGQIFLETELFYKGIRPAINVGLSVSRVGSAAQTKAMKQVAGTMKLELAQYREVAAFAQFGSDLDAATQQLLNRGVRLTELLKQGQYSPMAIEEQVTVIYAGVRGHLDKMEPSKITKFEKAFLQHVLSQQQDLLAAIRADGMISEASDAKLKQVVLTFLSSFE, via the exons ATGCTTTCTGTGCGCGTTGCTTCAGCGTTGGTTAGGACTCTCCCTAGAAGGGCTGGATTA GTGTCAAAGACTCTGCCAGCTGTCTGCATTGGGGTCAACCACCTCCACACACACAGACCATGGCTGCAGAAAATTG GCACAGCTGAGGTGTCCTCTATTCTGGAAGAGAAGATCATGGGAGCAGACACCTCAGCAGACTTGGAAGAAACGGGACGTGTGCTGTCCATCGGTGACGGTATTGCTAGGGTGTATGGACTGAGAAACGTGCAGGCTGAAGAGATGGTGGAATTCTCCTCTGGACTCAAG GGTATGTCTCTGAACTTGGAGCCCGACAACGTTGGTGTTGTCGTGTTTGGTAACGACAAGCTGATCAAGGAAGGTGACATTGTCAAGAGGACTGGCGCCATTGTGGACGTCCCCGTCGGTGAGGAGCTGCTTGGTCGCGTAGTGGACGCTCTGGGTAACGCCATTGATGGAAAG GGCCCTCTTGGATCTAAGATACGTAGGCGTGTAGGTCTGAAGGCCCCTGGTATCATCCCTCGTATCTCTGTGAGGGAGCCCATGCAGACGGGCATCAAGGCTGTTGACAGTCTGGTGCCCATTGGCAGAGGCCAGCGAGAGCTCATCATTGGTGACAGGCAGACTGG CAAAACCGCCATTGCCATCGACACCATCATCAACCAGAAGCGTTTCAACGAAGGCACTGACGAGAAGAAGAAGCTCTACTGCATCTACGTGGCCATCGGACAGAAGAGGTCCACCGTGGCTCAGCTGGTCAAGAGGCTGACCGACGCCGACGCAATGAAGTACACTATTGTGGTCTCGGCTACCGCCTCCGACGCCGCCCCCCTGCAGTACCTGGCCCCGTATTCTGGCTGCTCCATGGGCGAGTACTTCAGGGACAACGGCAAGCACGGCCTCATCATCTATGACGATCTGTCCAAGCAG GCCGTTGCCTACCGTCAAATGTCCCTGCTGCTGCGTCGGCCTCCCGGCCGCGAAGCCTACCCCGGCGACGTCTTCTACTTGCATTCGCGTCTGCTGGAGAGAGCCGCCAAAATGAATGACAACTTCGGAGGCGGCTCCCTCACAGCTCTCCCTGTCATCGAGACCCAGGCCGGCGACGTGTCCGCCTACATCCCCACCAACGTCATCTCCATCACAGACGGGCAG ATTTTCTTGGAGACAGAGCTGTTCTACAAGGGTATCCGTCCTGCCATCAACGTGGGTCTCTCCGTGTCCAGAGTGGGTTCTGCTGCCCAGACCAAAGCCATGAAGCAG GTGGCCGGTACCATGAAGCTTGAGCTGGCCCAGTACCGTGAGGTGGCCGCTTTTGCTCAGTTCGGTTCAGATTTGGACGCCGCCACGCAGCAGCTCCTCAACAGGGGCGTCAGGCTCACTGAGCTGCTCAAGCAAGGACAGTACT CTCCCATGGCCATCGAGGAGCAGGTGACAGTTATTTACGCCGGAGTCAGGGGTCACCTGGACAAGATGGAGCCCAGCAAGATCACAAAGTTCGAGAAGGCTTTCCTGCAGCACGTCCTCAGCCAGCAACAAGACCTGCTCGCTGCAATCAG GGCTGACGGCATGATCTCGGAGGCGTCCGATGCCAAACTGAAGCAGGTAGTTCTGACCTTCCTGTCCAGTTTTGAGTAA